The Coffea eugenioides isolate CCC68of chromosome 8, Ceug_1.0, whole genome shotgun sequence genome has a segment encoding these proteins:
- the LOC113780488 gene encoding uncharacterized protein LOC113780488 — MVRIRREFVSAGRTFRLRDEEDEDVQVVEPPAKSPKKGSGTRGGKKRKQTTRTREQSGEPSVEHQTEEHLVSGSEEELEQPTNANASVMKSPRKGKKTTKWKRKSPRTRSGVQDTMPTAQRSGEKKHPANKQPKTQTAEQPTPLPKFIDDDARDRKSATKFCSSNSEVISLFEDLRQHIILLEDGLMMTMSSEQQATFIEKRNLLVPPTPQDNENAHQKEPRSEPTTETTPEYRASSSQPQDKGKAPAIEEETDDDDDEDTEEEEDPAQFRLARRRPGSSKITI; from the exons ATGGTGAGGATTAGGAGAGAATTTGTGAGTGCTGGACGCACTTTCAGACTTAGAGATGAAGAGGATGAAGACGTTCAAGTTGTGGAACCTCCTGCCAAATCACCCAAGAAGGGATCTGGAACTCGTGGGGGAAAAAAGAGGAAGCAGACTACTCGAACTAGAGAGCAATCTGGTGAACCATCTGTTGAACATCAAACTGAAGAGCATCTAGTCAGTGGCAGTGAAGAGGAACTGGAGCAGCCCACCAATGCTAATGCATCTGTCATGAAATCACCCAGGAAGGGAAAAAAGACCACTAAATGGAAGAG GAAGTCACCAAGGACAAGGTCTGGTGTCCAGGATACTATGCCAACTGCTCAACGCAGTGGAGAGAAAAAGCATCCTGCAAATAAGCAACCTAAGACTCAAACTGCAGAGCAACCTACCCCCTTGCCAAAgttcattgatgatgatgccAGGGATAG AAAGTCAGCTACTAAGTTCTGTTCATCCAACTCTGAGGTCATTTCTTTGTTTGAGGATCTCAGACAACACATCATACTCCTTGAAGATGGtctgatgatgaccatgtcaTCCGAACAACAAGCCACCTTCATCGAAAAAAGAAATCTGCTGGTGCCCCCCACTCCTCAAGACAATGAAAATGCGCACCAAAAGGAGCCGAGATCTGAGCCAACTACTGAAACCACTCCAGAATACCGTGCCTCCAGTTCTCAGCCACAGGACAAGGGAAAGGCTCCAGCAATTGAAgaagaaactgatgatgatgatgatgaggacactgaagaggaagaagatcCTGCTCAGTTTCGTCTGGCAAGAAGAAGGCCTGGATCCTCCAAGATCACCATTTAG